One segment of Drosophila mauritiana strain mau12 chromosome 3R, ASM438214v1, whole genome shotgun sequence DNA contains the following:
- the LOC117144397 gene encoding enhancer of split malpha protein translates to MCQQVVVVATTNNKMKTSYSIKQVLKTLFKKQQKQQQKPQGSLESLESVDNLRNAQVEEAYYAEIDENAANEKLAQLAHSQEFEIVEEQENEEEEDVYVPVRFARTTAGTFFWTTNLQPVASVEPAMCYSMQFQDRWAQA, encoded by the coding sequence ATGTGCCAACAAGTCGTTGTCGTCGCCACCACCAACAACAAGATGAAGACCAGCTACAGCATCAAGCAGGTCCTGAAGACGCTCTTCAAGAAgcaacagaagcagcagcagaagcctCAGGGCTCTCTGGAATCGCTAGAATCCGTCGACAATCTGCGCAACGCCCAGGTTGAGGAGGCCTACTACGCCGAGATCGATGAGAACGCCGCCAACGAGAAGCTGGCCCAATTGGCCCACTCTCAGGAGTTCGAGATTGTCGAGGAGCAGGAgaacgaggaggaggaggacgtcTATGTCCCAGTTCGCTTCGCTCGCACCACCGCCGGCACCTTCTTCTGGACCACCAACCTTCAGCCAGTCGCCAGCGTTGAGCCCGCCATGTGCTACTCCATGCAGTTCCAGGATCGTTGGGCTCAGGCTTAA